A portion of the Lolium rigidum isolate FL_2022 chromosome 1, APGP_CSIRO_Lrig_0.1, whole genome shotgun sequence genome contains these proteins:
- the LOC124683026 gene encoding transcription factor GTE7-like, which yields MTSAVLAGRNEAHHHHHHWADARVPRMPKPSNPNHRPTPNPNHHRTSSPPPPPPRRPAPPPAASPEPSPSGHVLIRPSSLSRREAREVRARLTRELGRVRALLSHIDTWEDQRPPPHPHPPPPPPHLRDAMLARCAQILTKLRKQRNSVWFNRPVDVEKFKLYDYHAVIRNPMDLGTVKSTLAAGAYASHEAFAEDVRLTFANALRYNPVGHEVHRSAGNLLANFEALYAEAVSWFEEERERAESAMPLDFSPPPQRLIPVPVQAPPVPLISQEPLRMGVVGKRPKPKARDPNKRDMTEEEMHRLRVEIESLPEEKMVNVLQIVQKRSTDPALMGDVVELDFEEMDVETLWELDRFVVNLKKVLKKGRQNGGAVMPPLLPAEDDMVMVNVDSPSVVEIGDSETDAPHKRSSEAEMIDEYVDIGDEMPAANYQSVEIEKDAQVASSSSGSDSGSSSSSDSGSRSSGGFDSDGDDARSPD from the exons atgacCTCGGCCGTGCTCGCCGGCCGGAATGaggcccaccaccaccaccaccattgggcCGACGCCCGCGTCCCGCGCATGCCCAAACCCTCCAACCCTAACCACCGCCCGACCCCAAACCCTAACCACCACCGCacctcctccccgccgccgccaccgccccggCGTCCAGCGCCTCCGCCCGCGGCCTCGCCGGAGCCCTCGCCGTCGGGCCACGTCCTGATCCGCCCGTCCTCCCTCTCCCGCAGGGAGGCCCGGGAGGTGCGCGCGCGGCTCACCCGCGAGCTCGGCCGCGTCCGCGCCCTGCTCTCCCACATCGACACGTGGGAGGACCAGCGCCCTccaccccacccccaccccccaccACCCCCTCCACATCTCCGGGACGCGATGCTGGCCCGGTGCGCGCAGATCCTCACCAAGCTCCGCAAGCAGCGCAACTCCGTCTGGTTCAACCGCCCCGTCGACGTCGAGAAGTTCAAGCTCTACGACTACCACGCCGTCATCAGAAACCCCATGGATCTCGGCACCGTGAAATCCACCCTCGCGGCGGGGGCGTACGCCTCCCACGAGGCCTTCGCGGAGGACGTGCGGCTCACCTTCGCCAACGCGCTGCGCTACAACCCCGTGGGCCACGAGGTGCACAGATCCGCGGGCAACCTGCTCGCCAACTTCGAGGCGCTCTACGCGGAGGCCGTCTCCTGGTTCGAGGAGGAGCGCGAGCGGGCTGAGTCGGCAATGCCGCTCGATTTCTCACCGCCGCCGCAGCGGCTGATTCCTGTGCCGGTGCAGGCGCCGCCGGTCCCTCTGATTTCGCAGGAGCCGCTGAGGATGGGTGTCGTTGGGAAGAGGCCCAAGCCCAAGGCCAGGGACCCCAACAAGAGGGACATGACTGAGGAGGAGATGCACAGGCTCAGGGTGGAGATCGAGAGCCTGCCCGAGGAGAAGATGGTGAACGTGCTGCAGATTGTGCAGAAGAGGAGCACCGATCCGGCCCTGATGGGGGATGTTGTGGAGCTCGATTTCGAGGAAATGGATGTCGAGACGCTGTGGGAGCTCGATCGGTTCGTCGTCAATTTGAAGAAGGTTCTCAAGAAGGGTCGGCAGAATGGTGGTGCTGTAATGCCTCCTCTCCTTCCCGCCGAGGATGATATGGTGATGGTGAATGTGGATTCTCCTTCGGTGGTTGAAATTGGGGACTCG GAGACTGATGCGCCGCACAAGAGGTCTTCAGAGGCTGAGATGATCGATGAGTATGTGGATATTGGTGATGAGATGCCAGCAGCGAATTACCAGTCTGTGGAGATCGAGAAAGATGCCCAGGTGGCCAGCAGCTCAAGTGGGTCCGATAGCGGTTCATCTTCATCGAGTG ATTCTGGGTCCAGGAGCTCGGGTGGCTTTGATTCTGATGGGGATGATGCTCGGTCTCCAGATTAG